The Desulfurobacteriaceae bacterium DNA window ATTCCATCATCAACTAGAATTAAATCTTTTCCTTCTAAATTGATTCCTGCTCTTTCCCCTAGGTAAACTCTTTTTCGTCTTTCTATTTCTTGGAGTTCTTCCATGGCTTTTACTTCCAAGTATTCTCTGGTTATTCCTAGTCTATTTGCACTTCTTCAGTGATTGATGGATTTAAGAGGATATGCCCATCTTCAGTTATTGCAGCTATAGCGAATTCTTCGTTGAAAGGAGCTCCGATTTTTCTAGGAATTATTAGTTCTATTGGGGCATTTAATGCTTTAGCTATTGGTCCTGCAACAACTACTCCTCCCCTTGGAATAGCAACTATTACTGGCCTTTTTAGATTTCCGTTGTACCTTTTTAAGATTTCTTTTGCTAAAAGATTTCCAGCTTCTCTTCTGTCCCTAAATACCATTTTAACTCTCCTTAATAAGTGAATAAAGAAGTTTTATTTCTTCAGCCCAAATTGAAGGGTCAATTGTTTCAAGTATTAAAGGAATGTTGTCAAGACGTTTATCGTTCATTATGAATTTAAATGCATCTAGTCCTATATTTCCCCTGCCTATCGAGTGATGCCTATCAACTCTGCTTCCAAGTTGTGACTTTGCGTCATTTAAGTGCATTCCTTTTAAATACTTGAATCCTACAATTTCATCAAATTCTTTCATTGTTTTTTCGTAAGTTTCTTCTGTTCTTATATCGTATCCTGCGGCAAACATATGACAAGTATCAAGGCAAACTCCAATTCGAGACTTATCCTCTACCATATTAATTATTTCTGCAAGATGTTCAAACCTGTAGCCAACGTTAGACCCTTGGCCAGCAGTGTTTTCAAGGACAAGTATTACTTCTTTCGTCCTTCCTAAAACCTCATTTATTGAATCTGCAATAATTTTCAAACATTCTTTTTCAGAAACTTTTCCAAGATGACTTCCAGGATGGAAGTTGATGTATTTCAGTCCTAGTTGGTAACACCTATTTACTTCATCAATGAAGGCTTCTATTGATTTTCTTCTCTTTTCTTCTTCTGGGTGTCCCAGGTTAATCAGATAGCTGTCATGGGGGAGAACATATTCTGGAGAGATTTCCACTTTCTTTAAATTCTCTCTAAATTTAGTTATTGTTTCTTCAGTAAGAGGTTTTGCTTTCCATTGTCTTTGGTTTTTTGTAAAGAGGGCAAAGGCTTTTGCTCCTATCTCTTTAGCGTTTAACGGTGCATTAAAAACTCCACCTGCAATACTTACGTGAGCTCCTACAAACTTCATTACTTCTCCTTTGCTAATTTAATTTTTATACTTACCTTTATTAGAGAAATTTAATCCTCGAAAGGAGGAAAAATGGAGTTTGAAGCTATTCAAGTTTTTACTACAACTGATAAAAGAGAAGAAGCAGAAAAGATTACAAAAGTTTTAGTTGAAAAACAGCTTGCTGCATGTGTTCAGATTGTAGGACCTATAGAAAGTTCTTATTGTGTGGAACGGAAAGATTGAAACTACAAAAGA harbors:
- a CDS encoding phosphoribosyltransferase family protein; this translates as MVFRDRREAGNLLAKEILKRYNGNLKRPVIVAIPRGGVVVAGPIAKALNAPIELIIPRKIGAPFNEEFAIAAITEDGHILLNPSITEEVQID
- the nfo gene encoding deoxyribonuclease IV encodes the protein MKFVGAHVSIAGGVFNAPLNAKEIGAKAFALFTKNQRQWKAKPLTEETITKFRENLKKVEISPEYVLPHDSYLINLGHPEEEKRRKSIEAFIDEVNRCYQLGLKYINFHPGSHLGKVSEKECLKIIADSINEVLGRTKEVILVLENTAGQGSNVGYRFEHLAEIINMVEDKSRIGVCLDTCHMFAAGYDIRTEETYEKTMKEFDEIVGFKYLKGMHLNDAKSQLGSRVDRHHSIGRGNIGLDAFKFIMNDKRLDNIPLILETIDPSIWAEEIKLLYSLIKES
- the cutA gene encoding divalent cation tolerance protein CutA — translated: MEFEAIQVFTTTDKREEAEKITKVLVEKQLAACVQIVGPIESSYCVERKD